One window from the genome of Micromonospora aurantiaca ATCC 27029 encodes:
- a CDS encoding sulfotransferase domain-containing protein has translation MINRAVEFAKHNSPNSLRVKARRAQMEARNARMRLTVPVVARSEFDNIFHCTVRKTGSQWIKALFSDPAVYRHCGMLPYDPRFYSGGATAPVPAGRIGLAIFLSHKRFEAVPKAGSYRAFFVIRDPRDVVVSSYFSLRNSHAPMGDIPQARKALQELPKKEGMLYVIDRLRDKKQFGQMRSWAVAPSAETFRLFRYEDLTGERQAEEVDQLLRHCGITLPPAELEALLARYSFTKMKKSKETPGRISHYRKGASGDWRNHFDDDIYAAYTKAAGDLAEILGYPARDDERNGQESAAR, from the coding sequence ATGATTAATCGGGCCGTCGAATTCGCCAAGCACAATTCGCCGAATTCTCTGCGGGTCAAGGCCCGGCGGGCGCAGATGGAAGCGCGCAACGCCCGCATGCGACTCACCGTTCCGGTGGTGGCCCGTAGCGAGTTCGACAACATCTTCCACTGCACCGTCCGCAAGACCGGCAGCCAGTGGATCAAGGCGCTGTTCAGCGACCCGGCCGTCTACCGCCACTGCGGGATGCTGCCCTACGACCCGCGCTTCTACTCCGGCGGGGCGACCGCGCCGGTGCCGGCCGGCCGTATCGGCTTGGCGATCTTCCTCTCCCACAAGCGGTTCGAGGCAGTGCCCAAGGCCGGCAGCTACCGCGCGTTCTTCGTGATCCGCGACCCGCGCGACGTTGTCGTCTCCAGCTACTTCTCGCTGCGCAACTCGCACGCCCCGATGGGCGACATCCCGCAGGCACGCAAGGCCCTCCAGGAACTGCCGAAGAAGGAGGGCATGCTCTACGTCATCGACCGCCTGCGCGACAAGAAGCAGTTCGGGCAGATGCGGTCCTGGGCGGTCGCACCGAGCGCCGAGACGTTCCGGCTGTTCCGCTACGAGGACCTCACCGGCGAGCGGCAGGCCGAAGAGGTCGACCAGCTCCTGCGGCACTGCGGCATCACGCTGCCTCCGGCCGAGCTGGAGGCCCTGCTGGCGCGCTACAGCTTCACCAAGATGAAGAAGTCCAAGGAGACCCCCGGGCGGATCTCCCACTACCGCAAGGGTGCGTCCGGCGACTGGCGCAACCACTTCGACGACGACATCTACGCCGCGTACACGAAGGCGGCCGGTGACCTCGCGGAGATCCTCGGCTACCCCGCCCGGGACGACGAGCGGAACGGGCAGGAGTCCGCCGCACGGTAG